The region CAACAGAGTATTCGAGAAGTCCTTCTTGATCAATGTTAGGGAGCAGGGGTACCATCAATTCCTCCGTGAACAGACATCGTACTAAATCAGTTAATCGTTAGGTTAACAGTTCAGCGTGATGTCTCCACCTGAATGCACCACAAATCTGCTTAAGGGATTAGGGAGTTAGTACACGTTCGCAGTTCACAGAGAACCTGGGTTTAGACTAAACAGGTGACATACGAGGAATTCCGAGAAGCGACTGAGGTTTTAATCAGAGAAATTCCGGATGATTTTCTGGAGGGTCTTCAAGGTATTCACGTAATCGAAGACGAGAAGCCTGAGGAAGAGTATGTAGAAGTTTGGCGCTTGGGTGAGTACCTTGACCCGGGACCTCAGGACTTTCTTGGATTTGGCGAGGGCCTTGGTCGCCACATCGTCTTGTACTTCGGGTCCTTTGTACAGGTCGCTAGCAAAAATCCGAACTTCGACTGGGAGGGAGAGCTTTGGGACACCATTACGCACGAGCTCCGTCATCACGTCGAGTCACTTGCTGGGGACGTCACTCTCATCGAAGATGATTTGACGCGCCAACGCAAATTCACCCGCTACGGTAATGACTAGCACCTAAGGGCTTTTAGGTTTAACCGGTTCTTTCTAATAGAACGGCTATCGAGAGTCAGGCTAGTGGAAAATCATCTAACTCCACATTATGGAGTGCTTGCCTGTGGTGAAGCTCTAAGTGGGTTATTAGAATGGTAACGGCATACTTGAGGTTGTAGGTGATGAAGTGTGCGACGGGAGAGGTAATCAGCACTCGTTCGTGATCAACCCAATCAGTACTACTTATAAGTTCTAACAAACCGTCTATATGATCCCCGAAATCCCGTACAATCCCAGTAGGTATGTTGCCTTGTCTCGGCTGGAACCCCCGGAATGTCTTTATTTTTATTTGGGTATCAGGTCGAACTGTCCAGGAAAGGATGCTACCAAACATCCAGGGTAAAAGTGGGAGTCGCTCCCAAGAAGTACTCCGCTTTTTGCCTTCTGCAATTTCCTTAAATTGGGGAAGGTAGTGCTGGTTGGTGATAATCAGGTGATCGAGGCACTGGCCCACACTCCACCTGTTGGGGGCCTCTTGCCAGTTAAGCTGAGTAACGTCAAAACCACCGAACGCACTCTCAATCTTACGCGAGGTTTCCTGGGCCTCCTTAAACATAGTCGTTAGGTAAGCATTATTCATAGACTTCTGACTCGCCCCTATTTCAGTATGCAACATGATTGTGAATAGGACAGAAACCTAAAAACCTTTTGTATTGATTTAAGAATCAGGTACAAGATTAATATCATGTATCCCCACCAGAAGTTTCGGGTTAACAAGTTTGAAGCGGTACACTGTTGGGCAGATCATTTTGAAGCACCTGGCCTGAAATGCTTTTGAAAGGAATCACATGGAATTATGTTGCACCTCGGTCATGCTTCCCCGTTGGACGCTAGATGAAACATTTGATCGCCTTGGGGAGTACGGGTACGACGCTGTCGAACTTCGGTGCCGTTATAATCCCAGCGGCCCTGATGCCGAACCCTCCTTTTGGGGACGTCATCTTACCGACGTAACTCCAGATAATATTGTTACAAAAGCGCAACAGATTAATTCAGCGTCGAAACGTAGTGGCGTCCGCGTAGCAGCACTAGCGCCAAACATCACGTTCGAACGGTTAGACATCGTCACCAAGCTTTTTGAGGGTGCTCTAGCCATCAACAAGGATACTCCCCCGCTTATACGTATCGGCGCCCCAAGTCATAAACGAGATCAGCCTTACCTACCTCAATTTGAGGTGGCGAGGGAGGGTTTCAGAAAGTTGGCTGACAAAGCTCGCGAGTTTGGCGTTAAGGTCGTCTACGAAATACACGTAGGTACTGTGGCTGTAACGGCTTCCCGCACCCGTGAGCTTCTGTGGGATCTTGATCCCAATCACATTGGCGCTATTTACGATGTTCCCAACATGATCCGTGTTGGAATCGAGGACACCAGGATGGGCCTGGAGCTACTCGGACCCTACCTCGCTCATTGCCATATTGGTAATGCCTTCCCCGTAATGGGAAAGCACGAAGCAGATGGTCAAAAACCTTGGACTTGGTCTTTCTGTAACCTCAAGACTGGTGTTGCAAACATCCCGCAAATAATAGAAGACCTAAAGTCGGTGAATTACCGGGGTGCCATCTCCCTCGAAGAGTTCGGTCCCGGTAATGACGCAGAAAAAATCGCGTCGGAAGGCACGTACTTGACGAAACTGATGAGTGCTAATTAGCGTCTCTGAAGTAATATTTCGAGATAAAGAGTAGGATTCTTGAAAATGAAGTTCTCCATCTGCAACGAACTATTCAAAAGCTGGCCAATAGAACGAATAGCCTATTTTGTAGCTGAATTGGGTTACGAAGGCCTCGAGCTTGCGCCCTTCACACTGTGTGACCTCGTCACGGACCTTTCGCTGGGGGACCGTCGCCGAATCCGCCGATCCATCGAGGGTGCTGGCTTAAAAATTGTTGGCCTTCACTGGTTATTGGCTGAAACAGTGGGCTTTAACCTCAATGATGCTGACCCAGCAATCCGTCAGCGTACAACTGATTACCTATTAGCTCTAATTGACTGTTGTGCTGATCTCGGTGGAGAAGTATTAGTTTTTGGTTCGCCACAGCAACGAAATGTTCCTGACGGACTCACAAAAAAGGAAGCTTGGTCCTCGGCAGTGGAGATCCTTAATCAATGTGGAATTCACTCTTTGGAGCGGGGTGTAGTGTTCTGCGTTGAACCCCTTAGTCACAACGAGACAAACTTCCTTGTTGACGTGAGCGACGCAGCGAATTTAGTTCGGGCGGTAGATCATCCAAACTTACGAATGATGGTCGATACCAAGGCAATGAGTTATACCCCGAGTCCGATCCCGGACCAAATCCGTAGTGTTAGCCCTCTCTTCCATCACGTGCATTTGAATGACCCTAACCTCCGTGGTCCAGGAATGGGTGACATGGACTTCAGACCAATACTCCAAGTGCTCAGTGACCTTAATTATGAAGCCTGGTTATCTGTCGAAGTATTCGATTTCTCACCAGGTGCCGAGACTACTGCCCGCGAGAGCTTAACGTACTTGAAAGGATTGGAAAAACTACTCTTAAGTCAATAAGGTGTGAAAAGAATTTTTTTGCTGGTTACGAAATAATTACCAGGAATCGTTCGTAAGCCTCGGTCCAAACCTCGGTATTTGTAGGCTCGAACCTTTCCAGTTCGAATGAGTTAGCAATTACAGTGCGGCCTGACGCGAGATCAGGCAGTTGTCCTGCTGCGATCAACTGTAAAACAATGTTGCCGAGTGCAGCTGCTTCAACTGGACCGGCGATGACTGTCCGTGTGCACGCATTAGCAGTAAATCGGTTAAGAAGTCGGTTTTGACTACCGCCACCTACGATGCGTAGGGTTGTTAACGGCGTACCTAATAACCCTTCTAGAGCGCTAAGAACCCAACGGTAGCGGAGTGCGATGCTTTCAAGGCAACATCGAACTATAGCCCCAACGGTAGTGGGTTCGGGCTGGTTAGTCCGACGACAGAAGGTCCGGATGGCACCCGGAAGGTCACCCATGGGAATAAAATCACTGTGATCAGGGTCTATTAGGCTACGAAATGGCTCTGCTCGCTCTGCCTCGATCTCTAATTCCTCCCAAGTGTAATCGTGACCCTCGCGCTGCCACTGCCTACGGCTTTCTTGTAATAACCAGAGGCCAGCAACGTTCTTTAGGAGACGGATAGTACCGCCAACACCACCCTCGTTAGTAAAGTTCCGCTCTAACGCATGATCTGTCAGGATCGCCTCAGGAATCTCCGCACCCATCAAGGTCCACGTTCCACTACTGAGGTAAGCACTATCACGATCGAGATCAGGAACAGCAGCCACGGCACTACCAGTGTCGTGGCTAGCCACAGCAAACACCGGAACCTCACCTTCGAAACCTACTTCTGAAGCAACGTCTGTAAGTACACGCCCAATCAATTGACCAGGCTGAATCAACTTGGGCAGAATGCGAGTAGGTATCCCCAGTTCACTAACAAGTTCCTTTGACCACTGCCGGGTTTTTGCATCTAGAAGTTGACTGGTAGAAGCAACAGTGTACTCGGAAACAGGGCGACCAGTAAGCCAGTAGTTAAACAGATCGGGAATAAAAAGTAACCTGTCAGCTTGTTCTAATTGGGGGTCTTCATTAACCACCATGCTCGTAAGTTGATCTAGGGTATTAAGTTGCATGAACTGAATACCAGTCACACCGTAAATGCGTTCGCGTGAAACGCTCTCCAGCACCCGATCTATCATTCCCTCTGTCCGTGAGTCCCGATAATGATACGGATTGCTGATGAGCGCCCCTGCCTTGTCAAGCAAACAGTAATCAACACCCCAAGTATCGATACCAATCCCATCAGGAACACCACCTACTTTTTGGGTATACGCCCGGAAGCCACGTTTCATCTCTTCCCATAAAAGTAGGACGTCCCAGTAGACGCTACCGCGGCTTGTAATTGGGTCGTTAGGGAATCGGTGGAGTTCAGAAAGCTCTATACTATTACCATCAAAGCGGCCGAGGATGACTCTTCCACTTGAGGCTCCTAAATCCACAGCCAATACGTTTGTCGTGGTCTTCACCCAGCCTCTCCCCTGAGGAGCTTCTGCTGTCGCACCACCTCGTCGAGTCGCCCCTCAACGTTTTTGACCTCAGCAATAATGGGTAGTTTCCGGTCTTCCCAACCAAGCTCGTGCGACAGCTCGAGCAGCCGATTACGGATTTTCTCGAGCGTCACTGCTTCACCGGAGGTAAGCTCCACTCACTCCACCATCAACCGTTAGCGCACCACCGGTCGTGCGACTGGCCCGAGGTCCCGCTAAAAAAGATATTGCCTCGGCAATGTGTTCAGGGTAGACGCTAACTTTTAAGGTTGTTCTATTTCGGTAGACGTCATCAAGTTCTTCTGGAGCCACACCGTAACTAGCGGCCCGATCGCCCCGCCACCCGCCATCCCAAATTCCACTATCGCGTAGTACAGCGTCAGGCAGGACAGCGTTGACGCGGATGCCGGCTGAACCGCCTTCCTCAGCAAGACAACGAGCCATATGCAACTCTGCAGCTTTGACCGCACTGTAAGCAAGATTGTTCTTTCCAGCGTAGACACTGTTCTTGCTGGCTACGTAAATGAGGCTGCCACCTGTACCTTGCCGCCTCCATATGCGGAATGCCTCGCGGCTAACAAGGAAATATCCATAGCCCATAATCGCCATGATTTTGTCCCAATCGCTCGCTGTAGAGGTCTCTATAGGCCCAGCATTAGCAAAGCCTGCGTTTGAAACAACCACGTCAGCGCCACCCCAGGTCTTTACGACCTCAACGAACGCCTTTTCAACAGCAACTTCATCAGTAACGTTGCAGTGAATTGCTATTGCTGTGCCCGGACCATGGGAAGCATTTAGTTCCTCAGCAACAACGTGGGCCCCCTCATTGTTGATGTCTAGAATAGCGACGTGTGCTTGGTCTTGTGCCAAGCGCCTGGCAGTGGCGCGACCAATGCCGCTTGCACCACCAGTGATTACTGCAACCCGTCCACCCATCTCTAGTGGTGGTGGTTTAAGAGTTAATTTATATAGTTCGAGAGGCCAGTACTCAATCGCATAGGCCTCCTCTGAAGTTAGGCTCTCAAAACCACCTAACACCTCACTACCTTCAATGACGTTTATGGCTCGCCGGTATAGTTGACGACTGACGTCGGCATTCTTACTGTCAGATCCAGCATTAATCATTCCTAGGCCTGGAATTAGGACAACTCGGGGGTAGGGATCAAATATCTTATCGCCCTCAATCTTGTTCGCTTTGAAGTAGGTCTCGTAAGACTCAACATAGGTTTTTAGGCCTACCTCAAGCTTCTTCAGAAGAGTGGCAGTACCATCGTTGGGTTTCCATTCAATAAAGAGAGGTTGTCTCTTGGTGTGGACCAGGTGATCTGGGCAGGCTGCCCCTATCTGCGAAAGATCACGAGCGGCTGTAGTACCGACGTAATTAAGGACCTCAGGGCTACTGTCTACAGTAAGGATAGCAGCCTGTCGTGTACTCAACCAGCCTCTTAACTCCGGAAGAATGGCATTCAGTATTGAAGCCTTCTCATCCTCCGGTAGAGCAGGAACATCGACTCCCGTAAATACCTTGCGGTCCGAACGTTTTTCCTCAATATAGTTCTCAGCTTCTTGGATAATGCCGATCGTGCGATCGTAAGTTTGGCGACTAGTACTTCCCCAGGTGACAAGACCATGTTTAGCCATGATCACCAACTCGGCTTTAGGATTGGCCCGTATGCCGTCACCAATCCATTTTGATAGCATGAATCCCGGCCGAATATAATCAACCCAAACCATGCGACTTCCCCATAGTTTCTCACATATACTGCGGCCGTTTACCGCACATGCCAGGCTTATGACGGCATCCGGGTGGGTATGATCAACGTGGTCGCCAGGAGTAAAACCGTGAAGAAGCGTCTCAATACTTTGACGAGGCCGATCAACAGCATGTAACGAATGCGATAGATAGGTAACCATCTCCTCATCAGTCATCGATTCCCGTTCGAGGAGAGGCAGGATATCGTCCATGCGCAACCCAGCAAAACCATCCTCATCAATATTCGCAAGATCACTGCCTGAACCCTTGACCCACAGCACCTCAACCTGCTGACCTCGATGATCCATCTCTATGGTCTTTACGCTGGTGTTGCCACCATAGATGTTGCAAATAGCTCTGTCCTGACCTAAGAGTCTCGAGCGATGAGCAAGAGCAGATAAACCTTCTCCTGAAGGTGCCTCGTCTGAATTCCACAAGTTTACTGGCATAACTATATCGATCCCTTCTACATCCTAGAATTATGTCAGACGTCACGACAATATTGATCGTATAGGTGACACTCTGTAATTCTGTTAAACTCCATGCACATATAACTCTAGGTTGAGAAAACGGAATTACGTTGGTTTGTTTTGGAGGCAACATGGCATCAACCGCAACTCTAAGTGAGCGACTCGAAACGCAGGACAGAAACATTAATGATGTTAAGGATGCTCTCTCCCAACAGGCGATTGAGACCCCTTCTTGGGGTTACCAGAACTCTGGAACGCGTTTTAAAACCTTCCCTTGGCCGGGTGCAGCTCGCAATGCTGAGGAGAAGATTGATGATGCCTCAACAGTACATAAATTCACGGGTGTTGCACCTTCGGTAGCTCTGCACATTCCTTGGGATAAGGTTGACGACTACGACGCTTTAAAGCGTTACGCTACTGATCGCGGTATTCACCTTGGCGCAGTTAACCCAAATGTTTTCCAAGAGGAAGAATACCGTTTAGGTTCCCTTGGCCACCCCGACCCTACCGTCCGGAGACAAGCACTCGATCATCTACTCGAGTGTGTCGACATTATGGGTAGAACCAACTCTACTGACCTCAGTCTTTGGTTCGCTGACGGCACGAACTACGTAGGGCAAGACGACATTCGCCGTCGTAAGAACACGTTCCTTGAAGGACTAAGGTCTGTCTACGAGGCTCTCCCTGAGGGTAGTCGCATGCTAGTCGAATACAAATTCTTTGAGCCCGGCTTCTACCACACAGATATTGCTGATTGGGGTATGGCCTTCAGCATGTGTTTAAAGCTTGGCTCTAAAGCAGAGGTTCTTGTCGACATGGGTCATCACGCCCAGGGCACAAACATTGAGCACATAGTTTCATTTCTTTTAGATGAGGGGCGACTTGGGGGATTCCACTTTAATAACCGTAGGTATGCTGATGACGATTTAATCGTGGGAACCGTAAACCCGCTTGAACTGTTCTGCGTTTACCATGAGCTTGTAAAAGCAGAGCTCTCAGAGGAATCTACACTGCGCGAGCGAGCTAAACGCATTGCCTACATGATCGACCAGTGTCACAATGTTGAGGGTAAAGTTGGGGCAATGATGTGGAGCGTAATTAACTGCCAAACAGCTTATGCAAAAGCCTTACTCGTAGATCACGACAGCCTAAGGATGCATCAGACGGCAGGTAACGTCCTCGCAGCCCACCGCACCCTAATGGACGCCTTCGAGCTCGATGTTCGGCCATTACTTGCAGAGATTAGGGAGGAACAGGGGCGACATCCTGACCCTATGCAAGCGCTTAAAGAAAGCCGTTACGAAGAAATAATTGCCAAAGAACGAGGTAAGGACGGTTCGGGAAGTGGCTTCCCAACATAAACACTGACGCGTTCCTCTGCACTCAATAAATCGTACTAGGGCTAGTTACACGTGACCTATTGGGGTGCACCTAATCG is a window of Trueperaceae bacterium DNA encoding:
- a CDS encoding D-tagatose 3-epimerase, whose product is MKFSICNELFKSWPIERIAYFVAELGYEGLELAPFTLCDLVTDLSLGDRRRIRRSIEGAGLKIVGLHWLLAETVGFNLNDADPAIRQRTTDYLLALIDCCADLGGEVLVFGSPQQRNVPDGLTKKEAWSSAVEILNQCGIHSLERGVVFCVEPLSHNETNFLVDVSDAANLVRAVDHPNLRMMVDTKAMSYTPSPIPDQIRSVSPLFHHVHLNDPNLRGPGMGDMDFRPILQVLSDLNYEAWLSVEVFDFSPGAETTARESLTYLKGLEKLLLSQ
- a CDS encoding rhamnulokinase; amino-acid sequence: MKTTTNVLAVDLGASSGRVILGRFDGNSIELSELHRFPNDPITSRGSVYWDVLLLWEEMKRGFRAYTQKVGGVPDGIGIDTWGVDYCLLDKAGALISNPYHYRDSRTEGMIDRVLESVSRERIYGVTGIQFMQLNTLDQLTSMVVNEDPQLEQADRLLFIPDLFNYWLTGRPVSEYTVASTSQLLDAKTRQWSKELVSELGIPTRILPKLIQPGQLIGRVLTDVASEVGFEGEVPVFAVASHDTGSAVAAVPDLDRDSAYLSSGTWTLMGAEIPEAILTDHALERNFTNEGGVGGTIRLLKNVAGLWLLQESRRQWQREGHDYTWEELEIEAERAEPFRSLIDPDHSDFIPMGDLPGAIRTFCRRTNQPEPTTVGAIVRCCLESIALRYRWVLSALEGLLGTPLTTLRIVGGGSQNRLLNRFTANACTRTVIAGPVEAAALGNIVLQLIAAGQLPDLASGRTVIANSFELERFEPTNTEVWTEAYERFLVIIS
- a CDS encoding bifunctional rhamnulose-1-phosphate aldolase/short-chain dehydrogenase, which codes for MPVNLWNSDEAPSGEGLSALAHRSRLLGQDRAICNIYGGNTSVKTIEMDHRGQQVEVLWVKGSGSDLANIDEDGFAGLRMDDILPLLERESMTDEEMVTYLSHSLHAVDRPRQSIETLLHGFTPGDHVDHTHPDAVISLACAVNGRSICEKLWGSRMVWVDYIRPGFMLSKWIGDGIRANPKAELVIMAKHGLVTWGSTSRQTYDRTIGIIQEAENYIEEKRSDRKVFTGVDVPALPEDEKASILNAILPELRGWLSTRQAAILTVDSSPEVLNYVGTTAARDLSQIGAACPDHLVHTKRQPLFIEWKPNDGTATLLKKLEVGLKTYVESYETYFKANKIEGDKIFDPYPRVVLIPGLGMINAGSDSKNADVSRQLYRRAINVIEGSEVLGGFESLTSEEAYAIEYWPLELYKLTLKPPPLEMGGRVAVITGGASGIGRATARRLAQDQAHVAILDINNEGAHVVAEELNASHGPGTAIAIHCNVTDEVAVEKAFVEVVKTWGGADVVVSNAGFANAGPIETSTASDWDKIMAIMGYGYFLVSREAFRIWRRQGTGGSLIYVASKNSVYAGKNNLAYSAVKAAELHMARCLAEEGGSAGIRVNAVLPDAVLRDSGIWDGGWRGDRAASYGVAPEELDDVYRNRTTLKVSVYPEHIAEAISFLAGPRASRTTGGALTVDGGVSGAYLR
- the rhaI gene encoding L-rhamnose isomerase, translating into MASTATLSERLETQDRNINDVKDALSQQAIETPSWGYQNSGTRFKTFPWPGAARNAEEKIDDASTVHKFTGVAPSVALHIPWDKVDDYDALKRYATDRGIHLGAVNPNVFQEEEYRLGSLGHPDPTVRRQALDHLLECVDIMGRTNSTDLSLWFADGTNYVGQDDIRRRKNTFLEGLRSVYEALPEGSRMLVEYKFFEPGFYHTDIADWGMAFSMCLKLGSKAEVLVDMGHHAQGTNIEHIVSFLLDEGRLGGFHFNNRRYADDDLIVGTVNPLELFCVYHELVKAELSEESTLRERAKRIAYMIDQCHNVEGKVGAMMWSVINCQTAYAKALLVDHDSLRMHQTAGNVLAAHRTLMDAFELDVRPLLAEIREEQGRHPDPMQALKESRYEEIIAKERGKDGSGSGFPT